One genomic segment of Cololabis saira isolate AMF1-May2022 chromosome 22, fColSai1.1, whole genome shotgun sequence includes these proteins:
- the LOC133423397 gene encoding uncharacterized protein LOC133423397: MGLESVLPGAYLCSVTVVVLCSSPGLLMNQAFQEQKSELLRICSADDVECLQYHLRAAYGHHPSAGPLPSYAHLGCDPKKDPSCKPKLVQKAPSGLYTHYPNCDPLRDPYCAYAASLVAPRAPSPPSPAGPGSCNPLFEDNCNPLTATRFASPPEAYKSEEREEAAAIRAAPPAAEQNDPYAMFRDAYANANANRVTDPYAMYRQAPPPPESRPAADPYSVLQQYMAQAQDNDPYAPRMDAAPRMDAAPRMDAAPESNPNDPFSALRDAFAAMQRQPPSAPRQQHPFSSPTFEEPAQDERHPLGPPGKTKEGYDCFIGYDRDCHPLKPSEPRAAGHRRAPAPVPVPAEAYEPHLNTDGTRSGVREPENPHCDPEYDRDCRLRRYESEQAEAEPEPQPEERQAPAEGEQQEQDPYEAEPYQSGQEEPHMPYQPFSQGMPSLQDILRLYGDRFPDQDDHRAYSGDYRKK; this comes from the exons ATGGGCTTGGAGAGCGTCCTGCCTGGTGCATACCTCTGCAGTGTCACAGTTGTCGTGCTTTGCTCTTCGCCGGGGCTGCTCATGAATCAGGCGTTTCAG GAACAGAAATCTGAGCTGCTGCGTATCTGCTCTGCTGACGATGTGGAGTGTCTGCAGTACCATCTGAGAGCTGCTTACGGGCATCATCCCTCCGCCGGGCCCCTCCCCTCGTATGCCCATCTGGGCTGCGACCCCAAGAAAGACCCGTCCTGCAAACCCAAACTGGTGCAAAAGGCTCCCTCCGGTCTGTACACGCATTACCCCAACTGTGACCCGCTGAGGGATCCCTACTGCGCCTACGCCGCCTCGCTCGTG GCTCCCCGTGCTCCCAGCCCCCCCAGCCCTGCCGGCCCTGGATCCTGCAACCCTCTTTTTGAAGATAACTGCAATCCTCTTACCGCCACCAGATTTGCTTCACCCCCAGAAGCGTACAAAAGTGAGGAAAGGGAGGAGGCTGCTGCCATCCGCGCCGCGCCTCCCGCTGCCGAGCAGAACGACCCCTATGCCATGTTCAGGGATGCTTATGCGAATGCTAATGCCAACAGAGTTACAGACCCCTATGCCATGTACCGCCAGGCTCCTCCCCCGCCAGAGTCCCGGCCGGCCGCTGATCCGTACTCCGTTCTGCAGCAATACATGGCTCAGGCTCAGGATAATGACCCGTATGCTCCACGCATGGATGCCGCTCCACGCATGGATGCCGCTCCACGCATGGACGCTGCTCCCGAGTCCAACCCCAACGATCCTTTCTCTGCCCTCCGCGACGCGTTCGCTGCCATGCAGCGTCAGCCCCCGTCGGCGCCAAGACAGCAGCACCCCTTCTCCAGTCCCACCTTCGAGGAGCCGGCCCAGGACGAGCGCCACCCACTGGGTCCGCCAGGTAAAACCAAGGAGGGCTACGATTGCTTCATCGGTTACGATCGCGACTGCCACCCGTTGAAGCCTAGCGAGCCCCGCGCCGCAGGTCACCGCCGCGCCCCCGCCCCCGTCCCCGTCCCCGCCGAAGCCTACGAGCCCCACCTGAACACCGACGGCACCCGCAGCGGAGTCCGGGAGCCGGAGAACCCTCACTGCGACCCGGAGTACGACCGCGACTGCCGCCTGCGCCGCTACGAGTCGGAGCAGGCCGAGGCCGAGCCCGAGCCCCAGCCGGAGGAGCGCCAGGCGCCGGCGGAGGGcgagcagcaggagcaggatCCGTACGAGGCGGAGCCGTACCAGAGCGGCCAGGAGGAGCCGCACATGCCCTACCAGCCCTTCTCGCAGGGCATGCCCAGCCTGCAGGACATACTCCGGCTCTACGGAGACCGCTTCCCCGATCAGGACGATCACAGAGCTTACTCAGGCGACTACCGTAAAAAGTAA